A genome region from Alkalimarinus coralli includes the following:
- a CDS encoding TIGR04282 family arsenosugar biosynthesis glycosyltransferase — MTHTLLIQFAKWPRLGQVKTRLAKRLGEQAAYDAHIELTQTVMRNLTSSGVGSVELWFDQSRADNADSLVLKRRCQEMSIPVLFQKGENLGERMFHGLSRGLENFGSVIIVGSDCPTVNKAYLEKAAKALQTNDLVLGPAEDGGYVLIGARKVQPSLLDGIKWGEGDVLQSTINNAKRLGLSCQLLETTWDVDEYEDYLRWKK; from the coding sequence ATGACTCACACACTATTAATCCAGTTTGCCAAATGGCCCCGGCTAGGACAGGTCAAAACACGCCTCGCTAAAAGGCTGGGTGAGCAGGCTGCTTATGACGCCCATATAGAGCTGACCCAAACCGTTATGCGAAATCTTACATCATCAGGCGTGGGGAGTGTTGAGTTATGGTTCGACCAGTCACGAGCGGATAATGCTGATAGCCTGGTATTAAAGAGGCGTTGTCAGGAGATGTCTATCCCCGTTTTATTTCAAAAAGGGGAAAACCTGGGTGAGCGGATGTTTCACGGGCTATCGAGAGGTTTAGAAAATTTTGGCAGTGTAATCATCGTGGGGAGCGACTGCCCAACGGTCAATAAAGCCTATTTAGAAAAGGCGGCTAAAGCGTTACAGACAAATGACTTGGTGCTTGGCCCAGCGGAAGATGGAGGCTACGTGCTGATTGGTGCGCGCAAAGTACAACCGTCTTTGCTTGATGGTATTAAGTGGGGGGAAGGGGACGTGCTTCAATCTACCATTAATAATGCGAAACGTCTCGGCTTAAGCTGCCAACTGTTAGAGACAACATGGGATGTAGATGAGTATGAGGATTATTTGCGGTGGAAGAAGTGA
- a CDS encoding DUF6160 family protein — protein sequence MKRRTACAGVTVALLVAHPAFAQMKSLDDATMGSVTGQSGISIELEAKVNIGEIAYKDGGFLLVKDLFLGGVGGTALDNILATVDVASDGEILHHGFSRVAEWADQGLVSSSNADVADAIAKYDQGSGQFGKAFNDGDLVIHVDATNPGMLASNTSSQNIDAYTNSTDFELIVGSVEYAKSTYAPGSNAPSGSSMFSDISMQGHIGPADIVIRNGTNTFSDNASGNLSVSDSKMEIDAYFRVDDLDMDWDNGNLIVLFNFAGLKLRDLKIHNTRGMDSVGSFGFASASATLAAGTNNVTGVSGLAITDVDLRMDLDMPHVQFGSRPSIGEVYFTDFVIQADMLVYGH from the coding sequence ATGAAACGCCGAACTGCTTGCGCTGGAGTAACTGTTGCATTACTTGTAGCGCATCCCGCATTTGCACAAATGAAATCCCTTGATGACGCTACAATGGGCAGCGTTACAGGGCAGTCAGGAATATCTATTGAGTTAGAAGCTAAGGTTAATATTGGTGAAATCGCCTATAAGGATGGTGGTTTTCTTCTCGTCAAGGACTTGTTTCTGGGCGGTGTTGGTGGAACAGCCTTAGATAACATCTTGGCAACCGTCGACGTTGCAAGCGATGGAGAAATACTTCATCACGGTTTTTCCAGAGTGGCTGAATGGGCTGACCAAGGTTTAGTAAGCAGCTCGAATGCAGATGTTGCTGATGCGATCGCTAAATATGACCAAGGTAGCGGGCAATTCGGAAAGGCATTTAATGACGGAGACCTGGTTATTCATGTCGATGCGACCAACCCAGGCATGTTAGCCTCAAATACCTCCAGCCAGAATATTGATGCTTATACAAACTCAACCGACTTTGAATTAATCGTAGGTTCTGTTGAGTATGCCAAAAGCACATATGCCCCGGGAAGTAATGCACCTTCGGGGTCGTCAATGTTTTCGGATATAAGCATGCAAGGTCATATAGGTCCGGCGGATATTGTTATAAGAAATGGAACAAACACTTTCTCAGACAATGCCAGTGGCAACCTCTCGGTATCTGATTCAAAAATGGAAATAGATGCATATTTTCGCGTTGATGACTTAGATATGGATTGGGATAACGGTAACTTGATTGTGCTGTTCAATTTTGCCGGGTTGAAGCTGCGTGATTTAAAAATTCACAACACACGGGGTATGGACTCTGTCGGTAGCTTTGGCTTTGCTAGCGCCTCTGCAACATTAGCTGCAGGCACTAATAATGTGACAGGTGTCTCTGGGTTAGCGATTACTGATGTGGACTTGAGAATGGATTTGGACATGCCTCATGTTCAATTTGGAAGTCGCCCCAGCATTGGCGAAGTATACTTCACTGACTTTGTCATACAAGCTGATATGCTTGTATACGGGCACTAA
- a CDS encoding alkaline phosphatase D family protein has product MKLKVGPVLGFESGSIYTVCFSTDKSVQQAQLVLNNETISCLKVGETPSSSVWRAECSVSPTPHAQEFTYKVKLDNTTAKCQNNRDQWTFVYPGSSDTPNIAYTSCNGFSSMDLMHKSQAPFRLWDKMTKQHAHKPVSLILMGGDQLYADDIWSTIPELKKWNALNHKDKISRKATKTMCDQIDRFYDRIYQERWASESMSFMLASAPSVMMWDDHDIFDGWGSFPDKLQNCEVFQQIFKTAKKYFELFQIRSKHNKSLLDSDAQHYAFALKFNNYNILGLDNRTERTLNQVMGNDTQWPLVNEYLSNLDGDGHLLVMSAVPVVYRDFSFSESVFDQTPWEEELTDDLKDHWRSKEHQGERARLIHRLLENAQRRRSINPDSKTVILSGDVHLGCIGVINDTARQCKIHQVVSSGIVHPAPSRLQWIGIMAVTNDRCEYLDEGRNIRISMLTPFSSDKYIRQRNYVTLELGSDKKLWVNWESEGKDKPSYPIE; this is encoded by the coding sequence ATGAAGCTAAAAGTTGGCCCTGTTCTAGGGTTTGAATCTGGATCAATCTATACCGTTTGTTTTTCTACTGACAAAAGCGTGCAACAGGCGCAACTCGTATTAAATAATGAAACCATTAGCTGTCTTAAGGTAGGTGAAACGCCTTCTTCTAGCGTCTGGCGTGCCGAATGTTCAGTAAGCCCAACGCCTCACGCTCAGGAATTTACGTACAAGGTTAAGCTGGATAATACGACTGCGAAATGCCAAAACAATAGAGATCAGTGGACATTTGTTTACCCTGGTAGCAGTGATACCCCCAATATTGCTTACACCTCTTGCAATGGGTTTTCATCGATGGATCTCATGCATAAATCCCAGGCTCCATTTCGACTTTGGGACAAAATGACAAAGCAGCATGCCCATAAGCCTGTCTCTCTTATTTTAATGGGGGGTGACCAGTTATATGCCGATGATATTTGGAGCACCATACCCGAGTTAAAAAAATGGAATGCGTTAAATCACAAAGATAAAATATCGCGCAAGGCCACTAAAACAATGTGCGATCAAATAGACCGTTTTTATGACCGCATCTATCAAGAGCGCTGGGCGAGTGAATCTATGAGTTTCATGCTTGCATCAGCGCCGTCTGTCATGATGTGGGATGATCACGATATTTTTGATGGCTGGGGAAGTTTTCCTGATAAGCTTCAGAACTGTGAGGTGTTCCAGCAGATATTTAAAACAGCTAAGAAGTACTTCGAGCTATTTCAAATTCGCTCAAAGCACAACAAATCCCTGCTTGACTCAGATGCCCAACATTATGCGTTTGCGCTTAAGTTCAATAATTACAACATACTGGGGCTGGATAACCGAACCGAACGAACACTGAATCAGGTAATGGGAAACGATACTCAATGGCCACTGGTCAACGAATATTTGAGTAACCTGGATGGTGATGGCCATTTACTGGTGATGTCAGCAGTGCCGGTTGTTTACCGTGACTTTTCGTTTTCTGAAAGTGTATTTGATCAGACCCCTTGGGAAGAGGAGCTCACTGACGACCTTAAAGACCATTGGCGCTCTAAAGAACATCAGGGGGAAAGAGCGCGCCTAATTCACCGCCTATTAGAAAACGCCCAAAGAAGACGTTCAATAAACCCGGATAGTAAAACCGTTATCCTGTCTGGTGATGTTCATCTTGGCTGTATTGGTGTTATCAATGATACGGCTAGACAATGCAAGATTCACCAAGTTGTTTCTTCCGGCATTGTCCACCCTGCTCCCAGTCGGCTACAGTGGATAGGAATCATGGCCGTCACTAATGACCGGTGCGAGTATTTAGATGAAGGTCGCAACATCAGAATATCAATGCTCACGCCGTTCTCGTCCGATAAATACATAAGGCAGCGCAACTACGTTACTTTAGAATTGGGGAGCGACAAAAAGCTCTGGGTAAATTGGGAAAGCGAGGGGAAAGACAAGCCCAGCTATCCAATTGAGTAA
- a CDS encoding TIGR04283 family arsenosugar biosynthesis glycosyltransferase: protein MPMPISVIIPTLNEEKTIKKSLKALQLMRLYGAEIIVSDGGSTDNTKTECGNLVDRWVDSAKGRATQMNSGAEVARYSAMLFLHADTVLPNNSVNLLKVFIESTSIWGRFDVRLSGDKKMFRVIELMMNWRSKLTGIATGDQAIFVRKTYFERVGRFPEQPLMEDVALTAKLKKISRPYCIKTPVVTDSRRWEKHGVWKTIFLMWSLRFKYMLGVDAQKLHRQYYP, encoded by the coding sequence ATGCCTATGCCAATCAGTGTCATTATCCCTACCTTGAATGAAGAGAAAACAATCAAAAAGTCCCTCAAAGCCTTGCAACTAATGAGGCTTTACGGCGCTGAAATTATCGTTTCAGATGGTGGCAGCACCGATAATACCAAGACTGAATGCGGTAACTTGGTCGACCGCTGGGTGGACTCAGCAAAAGGACGGGCGACTCAAATGAATAGTGGCGCTGAGGTGGCGCGTTATTCGGCGATGTTATTTCTGCATGCAGACACCGTGCTGCCTAACAACAGTGTAAATTTGCTCAAAGTGTTTATTGAGTCGACCAGTATCTGGGGGCGATTTGATGTTCGTTTGTCAGGCGATAAAAAGATGTTCCGTGTGATTGAGCTTATGATGAATTGGCGTTCGAAGCTCACGGGTATCGCCACGGGCGACCAAGCCATTTTTGTTCGTAAGACTTACTTTGAGCGAGTGGGGCGCTTCCCCGAACAGCCGCTAATGGAAGATGTTGCGTTGACCGCAAAGCTTAAGAAAATTAGTAGGCCATACTGCATTAAAACACCGGTAGTGACAGATAGTCGCCGCTGGGAAAAACATGGCGTCTGGAAAACTATTTTCTTGATGTGGTCGCTACGTTTTAAATACATGTTGGGTGTTGATGCCCAAAAACTTCACCGTCAATATTATCCTTAA
- a CDS encoding type II toxin-antitoxin system RelE/ParE family toxin, giving the protein MKAVFIELPPFERNRGHYLDDNAYRNFQNEILKNPTSGDLIKGTCGLRKVRYKDERRRKGKRGGVRVIYYWWKEGSQFWLFTIYDKDEVTDLTKAELKLLADLLKLEIKARSLL; this is encoded by the coding sequence ATGAAGGCAGTATTTATAGAGTTACCGCCATTTGAGCGGAATAGAGGGCACTATTTAGATGACAATGCTTACCGTAATTTTCAAAATGAGATACTGAAAAATCCTACATCTGGTGATTTAATAAAAGGGACTTGCGGACTGCGAAAAGTGCGTTATAAGGATGAACGTAGACGAAAAGGAAAGCGTGGTGGTGTTAGGGTTATCTACTATTGGTGGAAAGAAGGATCACAGTTTTGGCTTTTTACCATTTACGACAAAGATGAAGTTACAGACCTTACCAAAGCTGAGCTGAAGTTATTGGCAGACTTGTTGAAGCTTGAAATTAAAGCGAGAAGCTTATTATGA
- a CDS encoding DUF6316 family protein, whose amino-acid sequence MMVRVNEPEKGWFRCDRFVQAGRQWYYMTREGSQIGPFNSKSEAESDLYWYAHCAQKGTFCANGTMARELCRARNW is encoded by the coding sequence ATGATGGTGCGAGTGAATGAGCCAGAAAAGGGCTGGTTTCGGTGTGACCGTTTTGTACAAGCGGGTCGCCAGTGGTATTACATGACCCGGGAGGGCTCTCAAATAGGGCCATTTAACAGCAAAAGTGAAGCTGAGAGTGATCTATACTGGTATGCTCACTGCGCTCAAAAAGGGACGTTCTGTGCAAATGGAACAATGGCCCGAGAGCTATGCAGAGCAAGGAATTGGTAA
- the arsS gene encoding arsenosugar biosynthesis radical SAM (seleno)protein ArsS (Some members of this family are selenoproteins.) — MLDTRPMLLLSDFPEIRRAELHTLQVNLGYKCNLSCTHCHVAAGPNRTEMMDRKTVDTFLQFIDLQNIKTLDLTGGAPEMNPEFRYLVTEARKRNVTVIDRCNLTILLEPGYEDMADFLAANQVEVVASMPCYNEENVDKQRGKGVYDGSIDALKMLNQKGYGVNGSELVLNLVYNPGGPFLPPPQEQLELDYKRELYDRFGIEFNQLFSITNMPISRFGSVLLSKGEFNNYMDLLKGAYSEHNLESVMCRNLISIDWQGYVYDCDFNQMLEMPLVHRGQQIASDRTHLSELLEKNIEGHPIVVANHCYGCTAGQGSSCGGALE; from the coding sequence ATGCTTGATACTCGTCCTATGCTGCTGTTGTCTGACTTTCCTGAGATCAGAAGAGCGGAGCTTCACACCCTTCAAGTAAACCTGGGTTATAAATGTAACTTAAGCTGTACTCATTGCCATGTCGCGGCAGGCCCTAACCGCACAGAAATGATGGATCGAAAGACAGTTGATACCTTTCTGCAGTTTATTGATTTGCAGAATATCAAGACCTTAGACCTCACGGGTGGGGCACCGGAAATGAATCCTGAGTTTCGTTATCTGGTGACCGAAGCGCGAAAACGAAATGTTACGGTAATAGATCGCTGTAACCTCACTATACTGCTTGAGCCAGGGTATGAGGATATGGCAGACTTTCTGGCAGCCAACCAAGTCGAAGTTGTCGCGTCTATGCCCTGCTACAACGAAGAGAATGTCGATAAACAGCGAGGCAAAGGAGTTTATGATGGCAGCATTGATGCGCTGAAAATGCTTAATCAAAAAGGCTACGGTGTTAATGGGAGTGAGCTGGTGCTCAACCTTGTTTATAATCCCGGCGGTCCTTTTCTTCCCCCTCCACAAGAACAGCTAGAGCTCGACTATAAGCGAGAGTTGTATGATCGTTTTGGTATTGAGTTTAATCAGCTGTTTTCTATCACCAATATGCCGATTAGCCGATTTGGCAGTGTGTTGCTCTCTAAGGGGGAGTTTAATAACTACATGGATCTTCTGAAAGGGGCGTACTCAGAGCATAATCTTGAGTCGGTGATGTGCCGTAATCTAATTAGTATTGATTGGCAAGGGTATGTGTATGATTGTGATTTTAATCAGATGCTTGAGATGCCACTGGTTCATCGCGGTCAGCAAATAGCCTCTGATCGAACTCATTTGTCAGAGTTGCTGGAGAAGAATATAGAAGGCCACCCTATTGTTGTTGCTAACCATTGTTATGGTTGCACCGCCGGTCAGGGAAGCAGTTGTGGCGGGGCATTGGAGTAA
- a CDS encoding rhodanese-like domain-containing protein, giving the protein MLKQLSDIVAEAKVGERCLTIEESLKLIGECDKPLLIDVREPAEYNLDSVEGFINIPRGVLEMKMPELCDDADRCILLHCGTGGRAALSAKALRNMGYKNVHLISASFEDIKKQFHH; this is encoded by the coding sequence ATGCTAAAACAGCTATCAGATATTGTGGCGGAAGCGAAAGTGGGTGAACGTTGTTTGACGATTGAAGAGTCGTTAAAGCTCATTGGTGAGTGTGATAAGCCGTTATTGATTGATGTTAGAGAGCCTGCTGAATACAACCTGGACTCAGTGGAAGGCTTTATCAATATTCCTCGCGGTGTCTTAGAGATGAAAATGCCCGAGCTTTGTGACGATGCTGATCGCTGTATTCTGTTGCACTGCGGAACCGGGGGGAGGGCAGCCCTCTCTGCCAAAGCGCTCAGGAATATGGGGTATAAGAATGTTCACCTGATTAGCGCGTCGTTTGAAGATATTAAAAAGCAATTTCATCACTAA
- a CDS encoding DsbA family oxidoreductase, which produces MTKPVLVSHFSDVLCVWAYVAQIRLDELREQFGEDVVIKHHFIPLFGCTENRIGDGWKDRGGFDGFSDHVLHVCEEFPHVQVNRDVWKNCRPKSSASTHCFIKAVQLLEEEGVVSCKPEQSLNGRTLVEEFVWQVRLAFFRDAQDISNYDVLTTIAKSLGLSLTAINERLKRGEAIAALCRDAELKELYRIEGSPTYYLNEGRQKLYGNVGYRILEANILELMQNETGDLASWC; this is translated from the coding sequence ATGACAAAGCCCGTGTTGGTGTCTCACTTTTCTGATGTGTTGTGTGTTTGGGCGTATGTTGCTCAAATCAGGCTGGATGAGTTACGAGAGCAGTTTGGTGAAGACGTAGTTATTAAGCACCACTTTATTCCGCTGTTTGGGTGCACAGAAAACCGGATTGGGGATGGCTGGAAAGATCGAGGTGGATTCGATGGCTTCTCAGACCATGTACTGCATGTGTGTGAAGAATTTCCTCATGTGCAGGTTAATCGTGATGTATGGAAAAACTGTCGACCTAAGTCTTCTGCATCGACCCACTGCTTTATAAAGGCGGTTCAGCTACTTGAGGAAGAGGGGGTTGTGAGCTGCAAGCCAGAACAAAGCCTCAATGGGCGAACACTGGTTGAAGAGTTTGTTTGGCAAGTCAGGCTTGCTTTTTTTCGTGACGCCCAAGATATATCGAATTATGATGTGCTAACGACCATCGCCAAGTCATTAGGGCTTTCGTTGACAGCGATTAATGAACGGCTTAAGCGTGGTGAAGCTATCGCTGCATTATGTCGTGACGCTGAGCTGAAAGAGCTTTATAGAATTGAAGGTAGCCCTACCTATTATTTGAATGAGGGACGCCAAAAATTGTATGGCAATGTAGGTTACCGAATTCTTGAGGCTAATATACTTGAGTTGATGCAAAATGAGACCGGTGACTTGGCTTCATGGTGTTGA
- a CDS encoding DUF1810 domain-containing protein: MEKRTNDIFNLHRFVQAQESCYERVKEELTKGKKQTHWMWYIFPQIDGLARSATSKQYAITSLAEADAYLKESVLGSRLIESTRLVLNIEGGDIEEIFGYPDYLKFQSSMTLFSQVEGASGIFEDAIDKFYRGKFDNTTLVRLDRL, encoded by the coding sequence ATGGAAAAGCGGACAAATGATATCTTCAATCTTCACAGGTTTGTGCAAGCGCAAGAAAGTTGCTACGAGAGAGTGAAAGAAGAGCTGACAAAAGGAAAAAAGCAAACCCATTGGATGTGGTATATCTTCCCCCAAATTGATGGTTTGGCTCGAAGCGCCACTTCAAAGCAATATGCCATAACGTCACTCGCTGAAGCCGACGCTTATCTAAAAGAGTCTGTATTGGGTAGCAGGCTTATAGAGTCTACCCGGCTAGTGTTAAATATTGAGGGTGGTGATATAGAGGAAATTTTTGGGTATCCGGATTATTTGAAATTTCAATCATCAATGACGCTATTTTCACAGGTTGAAGGTGCTTCAGGCATATTTGAGGACGCTATAGACAAGTTTTATAGAGGAAAGTTTGATAACACTACTTTAGTTCGCTTGGATCGACTGTAA
- a CDS encoding L-threonylcarbamoyladenylate synthase produces MSQFFQIHPDNPQHRLIVQAVDIVKSGGVIAYPTDSAYALGCHIGDKAAVDRIRRIRRLDDKHNFTLVCRDLSELGVYAKVSNSSYRLLKNNTPGAYTFILPASAEVPRRLMHPKRREIGMRVPENNIALALLEELNEPLMSTTLILPGDDMPMTDPYEIRSMLEHEVDLVIDGGFCGFEPTTVVNMIDDVPQLIREGKGDPEPFRE; encoded by the coding sequence ATGAGTCAGTTTTTTCAAATACACCCGGATAACCCGCAGCATCGCTTAATTGTTCAAGCGGTTGATATCGTAAAGTCTGGTGGTGTTATCGCTTACCCGACTGATTCAGCTTATGCGCTTGGTTGTCATATCGGAGATAAAGCGGCAGTTGATCGAATCAGGCGTATTCGCCGGTTAGATGACAAGCATAATTTTACCTTGGTTTGCCGTGACCTCTCTGAGCTGGGGGTATATGCAAAAGTCAGCAATAGCAGTTATCGCTTACTTAAAAATAATACCCCAGGAGCTTATACGTTTATTTTGCCCGCCAGTGCAGAAGTACCCAGGCGGCTTATGCATCCTAAAAGGCGTGAAATTGGCATGCGAGTGCCTGAGAACAATATCGCCTTGGCGCTTCTGGAGGAACTCAATGAACCTTTGATGAGCACCACCTTAATCTTGCCTGGTGATGATATGCCTATGACCGACCCTTACGAGATCAGGAGTATGCTAGAGCACGAGGTTGATTTGGTTATTGATGGCGGTTTTTGCGGTTTTGAACCAACGACTGTCGTTAATATGATTGATGATGTCCCTCAGCTTATTCGTGAAGGGAAGGGGGATCCAGAGCCGTTTAGAGAGTAG